A genomic stretch from Ovis canadensis isolate MfBH-ARS-UI-01 breed Bighorn chromosome 5, ARS-UI_OviCan_v2, whole genome shotgun sequence includes:
- the LOC138441608 gene encoding protocadherin alpha-6-like yields the protein MEINQQVFEMVITPEGRLRSRCLLVSFLLLAAWEAGNGQVHYSVPEEAKHGTFVGRIAQDLGLELAELVPRLFRVASKGRGDLLEVNLQNGILFVNSRIDREELCGRSAECSIHLEVIVDRPLQVFHVEVEVKDINDNPPVFPVKEQRVLIYESRLPDSLFPLEGASDADVGSNSILTYRLTSNENFALDVKTNSDDSTQIGLVLRKSLDREEVPEHNLLLMATDQGKPELTGTVQLLITVLDVNDNAPNFGQSEYEVKIFENSDNGTIVIRVNASDRDEGANGEISYSFNNLVPATVSNQFRIDANTGEIVIQGNLDYENMNLYKIRIEATDKGHPPMAGHCTVLVKVLDKNDNVPQIALTSLSLPVQEDAQFGTVIALISVSDLDSGPNGQVTCSLTPYVPFKLVSTFKNYYSLVLDSTLDRENVANYEVVVTARDGGSPSLSATASVSVEVADVNDNAPAFAQPEYTVFVKENNPPGCHIFTVSARDADAQENALVSYSLVERRVGERALSSYVSVHAESGKVYALQPLDHEELELLQFQVSARDAGVPPLGSNVTLQVFVLDENDNAPALLPPGPGGGPSALSQVVSRSVGAGHVVAKVRAVDADSGYNAWLSYELQPAAGGTSSPFRVGLYTGEISTTRALDEADAPRQRLLVLVKDHGEPALTATATVLLSLEDSGQAPKASSRALSGAAGAETALVDVNVYLIIAICAVSSLFVLTLLLYTALRCWAPPSEGACGPVKPRLVCSSAVGSWSFSQQKQQRVCSGEGPPKTDLMAFSPSLPACPVVADIGEHQDLKDDSLSKVSLSFHN from the coding sequence ATGGAAATAAACCAGCAGGTATTTGAAATGGTTATTACACCTGAAGGTCGACTGAGATCCCGGTGTTTGTTGGTCTCGTTTCTTCTTCTTGCAGCCTGGGAAGCAGGGAACGGCCAGGTCCACTACTCGGTCCCGGAGGAGGCCAAACACGGCACCTTTGTGGGTCGCATTGCCCAGGACCTGGGACTGGAGCTGGCGGAACTGGTTCCCCGCCTGTTTCGGGTGGCATCCAAAGGCCGCGGGGACCTTCTGGAGGTAAATCTGCAGAATGGCATTTTGTTTGTGAATTCTCGGATCGACCGGGAAGAGCTGTGCGGACGGAGCGCGGAATGCAGCATCCACCTGGAGGTGATCGTGGACCGACCGCTGCAGGTGTTCCATGTGGAGGTGGAGGTTAAAGACATTAACGACAATCCTCCTGTGTTCCCGGTAAAGGAACAAAGAGTGTTGATTTACGAATCTAGGCTGCCAGATTCTTTGTTTCCACTAGAGGGCGCATCGGATGCAGATGTGGGGTCAAATTCTATCTTAACCTACAGACTCACTTCCAACGAAAATTTCGCACTGGATGTGAAAACAAACAGTGATGACAGTACACAAATTGGGCTCGTGTTAAGGAAATCCTTGGACAGAGAGGAAGTGCCCGAACATAACTTACTCCTCATGGCCACTGACCAAGGCAAACCTGAGCTCACTGGCACTGTTCAGCTGCTGATTACCGTACTGGATGTGAATGACAATGCTCCCAATTTTGGACAATCTGAATATGAAGTAAAGATCTTTGAAAACTCAGATAACGGAACAATCGTTATCCGAGTGAATGCTTCTGATAGGGATGAAGGAGCGAATGGGGAAATATCATATTCTTTTAATAATCTTGTTCCAGCCACTGTTAGTAACCAGTTTAGAATAGATGCGAATACTGGCGAAATAGTTATTCAAGGGAACTTAGattatgaaaatatgaatttatacAAAATCCGTATTGAAGCGACGGACAAAGGCCACCCTCCCATGGCTGGTCATTGCACCGTTTTAGTGAAAGTCTTGGATAAAAATGATAATGTCCCTCAGATTGCATTGACTTCCTTATCCTTGCCCGTCCAAGAGGATGCTCAATTCGGTACTGTCATAGCCCTAATTAGCGTGTCCGATCTGGACTCAGGTCCCAATGGGCAGGTGACCTGCTCTCTGACGCCCTATGTTCCCTTCAAACTGGTGTCCACCTTCAAGAATTACTATTCACTAGTGCTGGATAGCACCTTGGACCGAGAAAACGTGGCTAACTATGAAGTGGTTGTGACCGCAAGGGACGGGGGTTCGCCTTCGCTGTCGGCAACGGCCAGCGTGTCCGTGGAGGTGGCCGACGTGAACGACAACGCGCCCGCGTTCGCGCAGCCCGAGTACACGGTGTTCGTGAAGGAGAACAACCCGCCCGGCTGCCACATCTTCACGGTCTCGGCGCGGGACGCGGACGCGCAGGAGAACGCCCTGGTGTCCTACTCGCTGGTGGAGCGGCGGGTGGGCGAGCGCGCGCTGTCGAGCTACGTGTCGGTGCACGCGGAGAGCGGCAAGGTGTACGCGCTGCAGCCGCTGGACCACGAGGAGCTGGAGCTGCTGCAGTTCCAGGTGAGCGCGCGCGACGCGGGCGTGCCGCCCCTGGGCAGCAACGTGACTCTGCAGGTATTCGTGCTGGACGAGAACGACAACGCGCCCGCGCTGCTGCCGCCCGGGCCAGGCGGAGGACCCAGCGCGCTGAGCCAGGTGGTGTCGAGGTCCGTGGGCGCGGGCCACGTGGTGGCGAAGGTGCGCGCGGTGGACGCCGACTCGGGCTACAACGCGTGGCTGTCTTACGAGCTGCAGCCGGCGGCGGGTGGCACGAGCAGCCCGTTCCGCGTGGGGCTGTACACCGGCGAGATCAGCACGACGCGCGCCCTGGACGAGGCGGACGCGCCGCGCCAGCGCCTGCTGGTGCTGGTGAAGGACCACGGCGAGCCGGCGCTGACGGCCACGGCCACCGTGCTGCTGTCGCTGGAGGACAGCGGCCAGGCACCCAAGGCCTCTTCGCGGGCATTGTCTGGTGCAGCTGGCGCAGAGACGGCGTTAGTGGATGTGAACGTGTACCTGATCATCGCCATCTGCGCGGTGTCCAGCCTGTTTGTGCTCACGCTGCTGCTGTACACGGCGCTGCGGTGCTGGGCGCCGCCCAGCGAGGGCGCGTGCGGGCCCGTGAAGCCCAGGCTGGTGTGCTCTAGCGCGGTGGGGAGCTGGTCTTTCTctcagcagaagcagcagagggTGTGCTCTGGGGAGGGGCCGCCCAAGACCGACCTCATGGCCTTCAGTCCCAGCCTACCAGCCTGTCCAGTAGTGGCGGATATCGGCGAGCATCAGGATTTAAAGGATGATAGTCTTTCCAAAGTAAGTCTGAGTTTTCATAATTaa
- the LOC138441610 gene encoding protocadherin alpha-7-like, which translates to MYSNLGDLGNRQLLLFFIMLSIWKTASGQVRYSILEEARHGTFVGHIAQDLGLELAELVPRLFRVASKDLGDLLEVNLQNGILFVNSRIDREELCGRSAECSIHLEVIVDRPLQVFHVEVEVKDINDNPPVFQGTQKNLFIAESRPLDSRFPLEGASDADIGENALLTYRLSSTEYFSLEVPTTDQQVKPLSLVLRKPLDREESPELHLVLTATDRGKPELTGTVQLLINVLDANDNAPVFDRTLYAVKLAENVPNGTLVIKLNASDLDEGLNADIIYSFSSDASPDINFKFYIDPVSGEITVAGHIDFEERKTYKIRVEATDKGYLSLTGHCTVLVEVLDANDNPPVLTVTSLSLPISENAQPGTVITLINVSDRDSGANGQVTCSLTPHVPFKLVSTFKNYYSLVLDSALDRESVANYEVVVTARDGGSPSLSTTASVSVEVADVNDNAPAFPQPEYTVFVKENNPPGCHIFTVSARDADAQENALVSYSLVERRVGERALSSYVSVHAESGKVYALQPLDHEELELLQFQVSARDAGVPPLGSNVTLQVFVLDENDNAPALLPPGPGGGPSAVSQVVSRSVGAGHVVAKVRAVDADSGYNAWLSYELQPAAGGTSSPFRVGLYTGEISTTRALDEADAPRQRLLVLVKDHGEPALTATATVLLSLEDSGQAPKASSRALSGAAGAETALVDVNVYLIIAICAVSSLLVLTLMLYTALRCSAPPREGACGPVKPRLVCSSEVESWSYLQERRQRVCSGEGPPKTDLMAFSPSLPPFPGAEAIGKQQDLDHCTEVTKVHNFGLY; encoded by the exons ATGTACTCAAATCTAGGTGACTTGGGGAACCGGCAGCTATTGCTATTTTTTATAATGCTCTCGATCTGGAAGACAGCAAGTGGCCAGGTCCGCTACTCGATCTTGGAAGAGGCCAGACACGGCACCTTCGTGGGCCACATTGCCCAGGACCTCGGGCTGGAGCTGGCAGAGCTGGTGCCGCGCCTGTTCCGGGTGGCCTCCAAAGACCTCGGGGACCTTCTGGAGGTAAATCTACAGAATGGCATTTTGTTTGTGAATTCTCGGATCGACCGTGAGGAGCTGTGCGGGCGGAGCGCGGAGTGCAGCATCCACTTGGAGGTGATCGTGGACCGGCCGCTGCAGGTGTTCCACGTGGAGGTGGAGGTGAAGGACATTAACGACAATCCTCCTGTGTTCCAGGGGACACAAAAGAATCTGTTTATCGCGGAATCCAGGCCGCTTGACTCTCGGTTTCCACTAGAGGGCGCCTCAGACGCAGATATCGGGGAGAACGCTCTGTTGACTTACAGGCTGAGCTCCACTGAGTATTTCTCTTTGGAGGTACCAACCACCGACCAACAGGTAAAACCTCTCAGTCTTGTATTACGCAAACCTTTAGATAGGGAAGAGTCTCCGGAACTTCATTTAGTGCTCACGGCCACTGACAGAGGCAAACCTGAGCTGACTGGCACCGTTCAGTTACTCATCAACGTGCTAGACGCCAATGACAACGCTCCAGTTTTTGATAGAACACTCTATGCTGTGAAATTAGCAGAAAACGTCCCTAATGGAACGTTGGTAATTAAACTTAACGCCTCAGATTTAGACGAAGGCTTGAATGCggatattatttattcattctctaGTGACGCTTCTCCTGATATAAATTTTAAGTTCTACATAGACCCTGTAAGTGGGGAAATTACAGTTGCAGGACATATcgattttgaagaaagaaaaacctacaaAATCCGAGTAGAGGCGACTGATAAAGGCTACCTATCCCTGACTGGTCACTGTACAGTTCTTGTGGAAGTTTTGGACGCTAATGACAATCCTCCAGTGTTGACTGTCACTTCCCTGTCCCTTCCTATCTCAGAGAATGCTCAGCCAGGCACAGTCATCACCTTGATTAACGTATCTGACCGAGATTCTGGAGCAAATGGACAGGTGACCTGTTCTCTGACGCCTCATGTCCCCTTCAAGCTAGTGTCCACCTTCAAGAATTACTATTCGCTCGTCCTGGACAGTGCCTTGGATCGTGAGAGCGTAGCGAACTATGAAGTAGTGGTGACTGCGAGGGATGGGGGCTCGCCTTCGCTGTCGACCACGGCCAGCGTGTCCGTGGAGGTGGCCGACGTGAACGACAACGCGCCCGCGTTCCCGCAGCCCGAGTACACGGTGTTCGTGAAGGAGAACAACCCGCCCGGCTGCCACATCTTCACCGTGTCGGCGCGAGACGCGGACGCGCAGGAGAACGCCCTGGTGTCCTACTCGCTGGTGGAGCGGCGGGTGGGCGAGCGCGCGCTGTCGAGCTACGTGTCGGTGCACGCGGAGAGCGGCAAGGTGTACGCGCTGCAGCCGCTGGACCACGAGGAGCTGGAGCTGCTGCAGTTCCAGGTGAGCGCGCGCGACGCGGGCGTGCCGCCCCTGGGCAGCAACGTGACCCTGCAGGTGTTCGTGCTGGATGAGAACGACAACGCGCCCGCGCTGCTGCCGCCCGGGCCAGGCGGAGGACCCAGCGCGGTGAGCCAGGTGGTGTCGAGGTCCGTGGGCGCGGGCCACGTGGTGGCGAAGGTGCGCGCGGTGGACGCCGACTCGGGCTACAACGCGTGGCTGTCTTACGAGCTGCAGCCGGCGGCGGGTGGCACGAGCAGCCCGTTCCGCGTGGGGCTGTACACCGGCGAGATCAGCACGACGCGCGCCCTGGACGAGGCGGACGCGCCCCGTCAGCGCCTGCTGGTGCTGGTGAAGGACCACGGCGAGCCGGCGCTGACGGCCACGGCCACCGTGCTGCTGTCGCTGGAGGACAGCGGCCAGGCGCCCAAGGCCTCTTCGCGGGCATTGTCTGGTGCAGCTGGCGCAGAGACGGCATTAGTGGATGTGAACGTGTACCTGATCATCGCCATCTGCGCGGTGTCCAGCCTGTTGGTGCTCACGCTGATGCTGTACACAGCGCTGCGGTGCTCGGCCCCGCCCAGGGAGGGCGCGTGCGGGCCCGTGAAGCCCAGGCTGGTGTGCTCCAGCGAGGTGGAAAGCTGGTCTTACTTGCAGGAGAGGCGACAGAGGGTGTGCTCTGGGGAGGGGCCACCCAAGACCGACCTCATGGCCTTCAGCCCCAGCCTGCCTCCATTCCCAGGTGCTGAAGCCATAGGCAAACAGCAAGACCTAGATCATTGCACGGAA GTGACAAAAGTTCACAATTTTGGTTTATACTAA
- the LOC138441611 gene encoding protocadherin alpha-9-like, with product MLCASQGNQGNRNLLLLFVTLAAWETGSAQVRYSVMEEAKHGTFVGHIAQDLRLELQELVPRLFQLDSKGLGELLEVNLQNGILFVNSRIDREELCGRSAECSIHLEVIVDRPLQVFHVEVEVKDINDNPPVFQGTQKNLFIAESRPLDSRFPLEGASDADIGENALLTYRLSSTEYFSLEVPTTDQQVKPLSLVLRKPLDREESPELHLVLTATDRGKPELTGTVQLLINVLDANDNAPVFDRTLYAVKLAENVPNGTLVIKLNASDLDEGLNADIIYSFPSDASPDINFKFYIDPVSGEITVAGHIDFEERKTYKIRVEATDKGSPPLAGHCTVLVEVLDANDNAPKLTIKTLWLPVKEDAQLGTIIALISVIDGDEGENGQVTCSLTPHVPFKLVSTFKNYYSLVLDSALDRESVANYEVVVTARDGGSPSLSATASVSVEVADVNDNVPAFPQPEYTVFVKENNPPGCHIFTVSARDADAQENALVSYSLVERRVGERALSSYVSVHAESGKVYALQPLDHEELELLQFQVSARDAGVPPLGSNVTLQVFVLDENDNAPALLPPGSGGGPSAVSQVVSRSVDAGHVVAKVRAVDADSGYNAWLSYELQPAAGGARSPFRVGLYTGEISTTRALDEADAPRQRLLVLVKDHGEPALTATATVLLSLEDSGQAPKASSRALSGAAGAETALVDVNVYLIIAICAVSSLFVLTLLLYTALRCSAPPSEGACGPVKPRLVCSSAVGSWSFSQERRQRVCSGEGPPKNDLMAFSPSLPPCPGSVAKDPQASLDSPDNILHFKPESRDQQ from the exons ATGCTGTGCGCAAGTCAAGGCAACCAAGGGAACCGGAATCTACTACTACTGTTTGTTACCCtcgcagcctgggagacagggaGTGCCCAGGTTCGTTATTCAGTTATGGAGGAGGCCAAACATGGCACCTTCGTGGGCCACATCGCCCAGGACCTAAGGCTGGAGCTGCAAGAGCTGGTGCCCCGCCTGTTCCAGTTGGATTCCAAAggtcttggggaacttctggaggtAAATCTACAGAATGGCATTTTGTTTGTGAATTCTCGGATCGACCGGGAGGAGCTATGCGGGCGGAGCGCGGAGTGCAGCATCCACTTGGAGGTGATCGTGGACCGGCCGCTGCAGGTGTTCCACGTGGAGGTGGAGGTGAAGGACATTAACGACAATCCTCCTGTGTTCCAGGGGACACAAAAGAATCTGTTTATCGCGGAATCCAGGCCGCTTGACTCTCGGTTTCCACTAGAGGGCGCCTCAGACGCAGATATCGGGGAGAACGCTCTGTTGACTTACAGGCTGAGCTCCACTGAGTATTTCTCTTTGGAGGTACCAACCACCGACCAACAGGTAAAACCTCTCAGTCTTGTATTACGCAAACCTTTAGATAGGGAAGAGTCTCCGGAACTTCATTTAGTGCTCACGGCCACTGACAGAGGCAAACCTGAGCTGACTGGCACCGTTCAGTTACTCATCAACGTGCTAGACGCCAATGACAACGCTCCAGTTTTTGATAGAACACTCTATGCTGTGAAATTAGCAGAAAACGTCCCTAATGGAACGTTGGTAATTAAACTTAACGCCTCAGATTTAGACGAAGGCTTGAATGCggatattatttattcattccctAGTGACGCTTCTCCTGATATAAATTTTAAGTTCTACATAGACCCTGTAAGTGGGGAAATTACAGTTGCAGGACACATcgattttgaagaaagaaaaacctacaaAATCCGAGTAGAGGCGACTGATAAAGGCTCCCCACCCTTGGCTGGTCACTGTACAGTTCTTGTGGAAGTTTTGGACGCTAATGACAATGCTCCTAAGTTGACTATCAAAACTCTCTGGCTCCCCGTCAAAGAGGATGCACAGCTGGGGACAATCATCGCCCTGATCAGTGTGATTGACGGAGATGAAGGTGAAAATGGACAGGTGACCTGTTCTCTGACGCCTCATGTCCCCTTCAAGCTAGTGTCCACCTTCAAGAATTACTATTCGCTCGTCCTGGACAGTGCCTTGGATCGTGAGAGCGTAGCGAACTATGAAGTAGTGGTGACTGCGAGGGATGGGGGCTCGCCTTCGCTGTCGGCCACGGCCAGCGTGTCCGTGGAGGTGGCCGACGTGAACGACAATGTGCCCGCGTTCCCGCAGCCCGAGTACACGGTGTTCGTGAAGGAGAACAACCCGCCCGGCTGCCACATCTTCACCGTGTCGGCGCGAGACGCGGACGCGCAGGAGAACGCCCTGGTGTCCTACTCGCTGGTGGAGCGGCGGGTGGGCGAGCGCGCGCTGTCGAGCTACGTGTCGGTGCACGCGGAGAGCGGCAAGGTGTACGCGCTGCAGCCGCTGGACCACGAGGAGCTGGAGCTGCTGCAGTTCCAGGTGAGCGCGCGCGACGCGGGCGTGCCGCCCCTGGGCAGCAACGTGACCCTGCAGGTATTCGTGCTGGACGAGAACGACAACGCGCCCGCGCTGCTGCCGCCCGGGTCTGGCGGAGGACCCAGCGCGGTGAGCCAGGTGGTGTCGAGGTCCGTGGACGCGGGCCACGTGGTGGCGAAGGTGCGCGCGGTGGACGCCGACTCGGGCTACAACGCGTGGCTGTCTTACGAGCTGCAGCCGGCCGCGGGCGGCGCACGCAGCCCGTTCCGCGTGGGGCTGTACACCGGCGAGATCAGCACGACGCGCGCCCTGGACGAGGCGGACGCGCCGCGCCAGCGCCTGCTGGTGCTGGTGAAAGACCACGGCGAGCCGGCGCTGACGGCCACGGCCACCGTGCTGCTGTCGCTGGAGGACAGCGGCCAGGCGCCCAAGGCCTCTTCGCGGGCGTTGTCTGGTGCAGCTGGTGCAGAGACGGCGTTAGTGGATGTGAACGTGTACCTGATCATCGCCATCTGCGCGGTGTCCAGCCTGTTTGTGCTCACGCTGCTGCTGTACACGGCGCTGCGGTGCTCGGCCCCGCCCAGCGAAGGTGCGTGCGGGCCCGTGAAGCCCAGGCTGGTGTGCTCCAGCGCTGTGGGAAGCTGGTCTTTCTCTCAGGAGAGGCGACAGAGGGTGTGCTCTGGGGAAGGGCCGCCCAAGAACGACCTCATGGCCTTCAGCCCCAGCCTACCTCCGTGTCCTGGATCTGTAGCCAAGGATCCACAGGCTTCTTTGGACTCCCCTG ATAACATTCTTCACTTTAAGCCAGAATCACGAGACCAACAATGA
- the LOC138440606 gene encoding protocadherin alpha-10-like, with the protein MLATGSGGRRARRLLLSLLLLAAWETGSNHVRYSVSEEAKHGTFVGRIAQDLGLELAELVPRLFRVASKGRGDLLEVNLQNGILFVNSRIDREELCGRSAECSIHLEVIVDRPLQVFHVEVEVKDINDNPPVFPATHRNLFISEARALESHFSLEGASDADIGENALLTYRLTPNEYFSLEVPSNDEQVKPLELVLKKRLDREVASELLLVLKATDGGKPELTGSVKINITVLDANDNAPVFDKAVHRIKLLENARNGTLIIRLNASDLDEGSNGHIIYSFATDVSSNTEACFRIDSNSGEIRVNGKIDFEETKLWKLQIEAVDKGNPPMFGHCTVLIEVLDINDNAPELLVTSLLLSIPEDAPLGTVITLIRVTDRDVGSNAQVTCSLTPHVPFKLVSTFKNYYSLVLDSSLDREKVSEYALTLIAKDGGSPSLSTTASVSVEVADVNDNAPAFAQPEYTVFLKENNPPGCHIFTVSARDADAQENALVSYSLVERRVGERALSSYVSVHAESGKVYALQPLDHEELELLQFQVSARDAGVPPLGSNVTLQVFVLDENDNAPALLPPGSGGGPSALSQVVARSVGTGHVVAKVRAVDADSGYNAWLSYELQLAAGGASSPFRVGLYTGEISTTRALDEADAPRQRLLVLVKDHGEPALTATATVLLSLEDSGQAPKASSRALSGAAGAETALVDVNVYLIIAICAVSSLFVLTLLLYTALQCSAPPSEGTCGPVKPRLVCSSAVGSWSFSQERRQRVCSGEGPPKTDLIAFSPSVPPGLNSGDIGDQQEFCENSSDA; encoded by the exons ATGTTAGCTACAGGATCTGGTGGCCGGCGAGCCCGGCGCCTCCTGCTCTCACTTCTGCTTCTCGCAGCCTGGGAGACTGGGAGCAATCATGTCCGCTACTCAGTCTCCGAGGAGGCCAAACACGGCACCTTCGTGGGCCGCATCGCCCAGGACCTCGGGCTGGAGCTGGCGGAGCTGGTGCCCCGCCTGTTCCGGGTGGCATCCAAAGGCCGCGGGGACCTTCTGGAGGTAAATCTGCAGAATGGCATTTTGTTTGTGAATTCTCGGATCGACCGGGAGGAGCTGTGCGGACGGAGCGCGGAGTGCAGCATCCACCTGGAGGTGATCGTGGACCGGCCGCTGCAGGTGTTCCATGTGGAGGTGGAGGTGAAGGACATTAACGACAATCCTCCTGTGTTCCCAGcgacacacagaaatctctttatTTCCGAAGCTAGGGCTCTTGAGTCTCATTTTTCACTAGAGGGCGCCTCAGACGCAGATATCGGGGAGAACGCTCTGTTGACTTACAGACTGACCCCCAACGAGTATTTCTCTCTGGAAGTACCGAGCAACGATGAGCAGGTAAAACCGCTCGAACTAGTACTAAAAAAACGTTTAGACAGAGAAGTCGCTTCAGAGCTTCTCTTGGTGCTCAAAGCAACGGATGGGGGCAAACCTGAACTGACAGGCTCTGTAAAGATAAACATCACAGTGCTGGATGCAAATGACAACGCCCCAGTTTTTGACAAAGCAGTTCATCGTATAAAATTACTGGAAAATGCAAGAAACGGCACATTGATTATTAGACTTAACGCCTCAGATTTGGACGAGGGTTCAAACGGCCACATTATTTATTCCTTTGCAACTGATGTATCCTCTAATACAGAAGCCTGTTTTCGCATAGATTCAAACAGCGGAGAAATAAGAGTAAATGGAAAAATAGATTTCGAAGAAACTAAATTATGGAAACTTCAAATAGAAGCAGTTGACAAGGGAAATCCTCCAATGTTTGGTCACTGCACAGTCTTGATAGAAGTCTTGGACATCAATGATAATGCTCCGGAGTTACTAGTGACGTCACTGTTGCTTTCTATTCCAGAGGATGCTCCACTAGGGACAGTCATCACTCTAATCAGGGTAACCGACCGTGACGTAGGTAGCAATGCCCAGGTGACCTGCTCACTAACACCCCATGTCCCCTTCAAGCTCGTGTCCACCTTCAAGAATTACTATTCGCTAGTGCTGGACAGTTCCCTGGACAGAGAGAAAGTGTCAGAATATGCTCTAACACTGATCGCGAAGGACGGGGGCTCGCCTTCCTTGTCCACCACGGCCAGCGTGTCCGTGGAGGTGGCCGACGTGAATGACAATGCGCCCGCGTTCGCGCAGCCAGAGTATACCGTGTTCCTGAAGGAGAACAATCCGCCCGGCTGCCACATCTTCACCGTGTCGGCGCGAGACGCGGACGCGCAGGAGAACGCGCTTGTGTCCTACTCGCTGGTGGAGCGGCGGGTGGGCGAGCGCGCGCTGTCGAGCTACGTGTCGGTGCACGCGGAGAGCGGCAAGGTGTACGCGCTGCAGCCGCTGGACCACGAGGAGCTGGAGCTGCTGCAGTTCCAGGTGAGCGCGCGCGACGCGGGCGTGCCGCCCCTGGGCAGCAACGTGACCCTGCAGGTGTTCGTGCTGGATGAGAACGACAACGCGCCCGCGCTGCTGCCGCCCGGGTCTGGCGGAGGACCCAGCGCGCTGAGCCAGGTGGTGGCGCGGTCGGTGGGCACGGGCCACGTGGTGGCGAAGGTGCGCGCGGTGGACGCCGACTCGGGCTACAACGCGTGGCTGTCGTACGAGCTGCAGCTGGCGGCGGGTGGCGCGAGCAGCCCTTTCCGCGTGGGGCTGTACACCGGCGAGATCAGCACGACGCGCGCCCTGGACGAGGCGGACGCGCCCCGCCAGCGCTTGCTGGTGCTGGTGAAGGACCACGGCGAGCCGGCGCTGACGGCCACGGCCACCGTGCTTCTGTCGCTGGAGGACAGCGGCCAGGCGCCCAAGGCCTCTTCGCGGGCGTTGTCTGGTGCAGCTGGTGCAGAGACGGCGTTAGTGGATGTGAACGTGTACCTGATCATCGCCATCTGCGCGGTGTCCAGCCTGTTTGTGCTCACGTTGCTGCTGTACACGGCGCTGCAGTGCTCTGCGCCGCCCAGCGAAGGCACGTGCGGGCCGGTGAAGCCCAGGCTGGTGTGCTCCAGCGCGGTGGGGAGCTGGTCTTTCTCTCAGGAGAGGCGACAGAGGGTGTGCTCTGGGGAGGGGCCGCCCAAGACCGACCTCATCGCCTTCAGTCCTAGTGTTCCCCCAGGTTTGAATTCTGGAGATATTGGAGACCAACAGGAGTTTTGCGAGAAT TCTTCAGATGCTTGA